The Microbacterium forte sequence TCCTCAGGCTCGGCGATGTCGTCCCGGTCGGTGCGACAGCCCACCAGCCTATTCCTGTGAACAAGCTGAGCGCAAGAGAGATTCCCGATTCCTCGACGCCGTCTTCCTCTGGCGACATCGCATGCCGGGATGCCCGTCTCGGTGACGGGCGATAGCGCTTCAGCGCCGGCCGACGATTCTGCGACTCACCCCCGCGCGGCTTCCCTCTCCAACAGACTCGCCTTGACGTCGAGGCCCCACGCGAACCCGCCGAGCGTGCCGTCGGAGCGCAGCACGCGATGGCACGGGACGAACAGCGCCGGAGCGTTGCGCGCGCAGATCGAGGCAGCGGCCCGCACCGCCCGAGGGTTGCCGAGCCGCGCCGCGAACGAGGTGTAGGTCAGCGGCTCCCCCGGCTCGATCTCACGCAGCGCCGACCATCCGGCCAGCTGCAGCGTCGTGCCCGTCTGCTTCACCGCGACCGCGTCGATCGCCGAGAGGTCTCCGGCGTAGAACTCGAGCGCCGCGGCTGCCGCATCCGTGTCGCGCTCGCGCACCTGAGTCGGTCGCCCCTGGGCCGAGAGGCGGGCGACGATCGTCGCCTGATCGGCAGTCCATCCCGAGGAAAGCACTCGCTGATGCTCGTCGGCGAGGATGGTGAACGGCCCGTCCGGGGTCTCGATGGTCTGGATGATGGCGTTCATGGGGTCTCCTTCACAAGGGTGGTGGTCTGGGACGCGCGCGTCCGTCGCACAGGGCGGGCCGGTGCTGCGCGCCAGAGATGTGCGCTGAGATAGCTGCGCCACGGGGCGGTGCGCTCCGCCCACGCGACGAGCGGCCGCGGATCGCCCGGAAGCCCGGACGCGGCGGCCCCTGCGCGCAGTGCGACATCGCCGGGGAGAAGCACGTCGGGGTCGCCGAGCACGCGCATCCGCACGTAGTCGGCCGTCCAGGGACCGATGCCCGGCATCGCGAGCAGGGCGGCTCGCTGCTCGACGCCGTCGTCTCCGACCGTGAGCGGGAGCGAGCCGTCGGCGAGAGCTGCCGCAGCACCGACGATCGCCCTGATACGAGCCCCCGGCCCGCGCAGCACCTCGGCCCCTCGCTCGGCGATCGCCGACATCGTGGGGAACAGAAGCCCCTGCTCCGTGCGCTCCCCCAGCGCCTCGGTCAGGGCCGTCAGGGCAGTGCGAGCGGCGACGACCGTGATCTGCTGACCGATCATCGCGCGGATCAGCATCTCATGCGGATCCGCCGAACCGGGCACACGGATGCCGGGAGTGCGCGCGACGAGCGGAGCGAGCTGCGGATGCGCGCTCAGCGCCTCGTCGACGGCAAGAGGGTCGGCGTCGAGATCGAAGATCCGTCGCACGGTCGACACCAGCGGAGCGAGGTCGCCGAGCTGCGCGACACGGGCACGCAGGTGCAGTCGCTCCGTCGCATCCTGCCTCACCTCGAACCATGCGGGCCCGCCCGCCATGCGCAGATGACGCGAGAACGACGTGGCCGTGGCCTCTTCGACCCCCGACACCGCACGGGCCGCCATCCAGTGGAAGACGCCGGCCGCATCGAGAGGACCGCGATACGGGAGGACGAGGTCGATCGCGCCGGGAGCAGCCGACGCCGGCGTCTTCCGACGGGCCCTGAGCTCGCCCGGCGTCAGGCCGAACACCTCGCGGATCGTGTCGTTGCACTGCCGGATGCTCGCGAAGCCCGCGGAGAACGCGACGTCGGAGATCTGCATGTCCGTGCCGACGAGCAGCATCCGCGCCGTGTGCGCCCGGTGCGCCCGCGCGAGGGCGAGAGGACCCGCACCGAGCTCGGTCGAGAGCAGCCGGGTGAGGTGCCGGGTCGAGTATCCGAGACGCACGGCGAGCCCGGAGACCCCCTCGCGCTCGACCACGCCCGAGGCGATGAGACGCATCGCCCGAGCCGCGACGTCGCTGCGCAGATCCCACGCGGGTGAGCCGGGGGCCGCCTCGGGGAGGCATCGTTTGCACGCCCGGAAGCCCGCCTCGTGAGCCGCCGCGCTGGTCGGGTAGAAGGTGACGTTCTGCGGCTTGGGTGTGCGCGCGGGGCAGCTCGGCCGGCAGTAGATGCCGGTGGAGCTCACGGCGGTCACGAACTGACCGTCGAAGCGCGTGTCACGTGCGCTGATCGCGCGATATCGCTCGTCGAAGTCGGTCACGGGGAAGCTCATGGCTCCACTCTGTCATGCTCCTCCGACGCCGACTGGCGGAAATCGGACATCACTGTGGACTTCGATCTCGACCCCCTGCAGACAGCGCGAGACCCCTCGCGCCGACGTCGACGCGAGGGGTCTCGGAGGTGCTGCGACCCTGGGGCCGGACTCCTCAGTGGAAGAAGTGACGCTCTCCGGTGAAGAACATCGTGACTCCGGCCTTGCGTGCGGCGTCGACGACCTCTTCGTCGCGCACCGAGCCACCGGGCTGCACGATCGCCGTGACGCCCGCGTCGATGAGCACCTGCGCGCCATCGGCGAAGGGGAAGAACGCATCGGATGCAGCGACCGAGCCCGCTGCCCGGTCACCGGCACGCTCGACGGCGAGCCGGCACGAGTCGACACGATTGACCTGGCCCATGCCGACGCCGACCGTGGCGTTGTCCTTCGCGAGGACGATGGCGTTCGACTTCACCGCGCGGCACGCCTTCCACGCGAAGATCAGGTTCTCCATCTCCTCGTCGCTGGGGCGCTCGCCCGAGACGAGCTCCCAGTTCTTCGCGACCGACACGATGTCGTCGGGGAAGCGGTCGGCGTCCTGCAGCAGAAGCCCTCCCGAGACCAGGCGCACGTCCATGCGCTCCTGCTGCCAGTCCTGCGGAAGCTGCAGCAGACGCAGGTTCTTCTTCGCCTTGAACACCTCGAGCGCTGCGGGCTCGAACGACGGAGCGACGATGACCTCGGTGAAGATGTCCTTGAGGTTCTCGGCCATCTTGAGCGTCACGGTGCCGTTCGCGGCGATCACACCGCCGTACGCCGACACGGGGTCGCACTCATGCGCACGGATGTGCGCGCTCGCGATCGGGTCGAGGGCGTTGGGCGCGGTGGTCGCGATGCCGCACGGGTTCGCGTGCTTGATGATCGCGACGGCCGGCTTCACCATGTCGTACGCGGCGCGCAGCGCGGCATCCGCATCGACGTAGTTGTTGTACGACATCTCCTTGCCCTGCAGCTGCGTCGCCTGCGCGATGCCGTGGCCGCCGACGCGCGTGTAGATCGCGCCGCGCTGGTGCGAGTTCTCGCCGTAGCGCAGGGTGTTGAGACGCTCGGCCTGGATCGTGAGGTGGGTGGGCAGGTCCTCGCCCTCACCGAGCGTGCCCTCGGCGAACCAGGAGGCGACAGCCGTGTCGTACGCGGCGGTGTGCGCGAAGGCGCGGGCCGCGAGCTCGCGGCGCTGCGTCAGCGTGGTGCCGCCGTTCTCGATGGCGCTGATGATGCCGGGGTACGACTGCGGCGAGACGACGATCGCGACGTTCGCGTGGTTCTTGGCCGCGGCGCGGACCATGGCAGGCCCGCCGATGTCGATCTGCTCGACGACGTCGTCGCCCTCGGCGCCCGAGGCGACAGTCTCGACGAAGGGGTAGAGGTTCACGACGACGAGCTCGAACGGCGCGATGTCGAGGTCGGCGAGCTGACGCTCGTGATCCTCGAGGCGGAGGTCGGCGAGCAGGCCGCCGTGGATCTTGGGGTGCAGCGTCTTCACGCGCCCGTCGAGCATCTCGGCGACGCCGGTGACGGCGGCGACATCGGTCACCTCGAATCCGGCCTCGCGGATGGTGGAGGCGGTCGAGCCGGTCGAGACGATCTGCACACCCGCATCGGCGAGCGCCGCCGCGAGCACGAGCAGATCGGTCTTGTCGCTCACCGAGACGAGCGCCCGGCGCACCGGGACGGTGTCGCGGTCGCGGTACAGCGAATGATCGTGGCGGGGTCCGGCCATGAGGGGCTCCTTCGTGCGAGGGGGGCGTGCGTGGATCGGGTCAGGATGCGGAGGTCAGCGAGAGCTCGCCGGTCGCGATGCGGCGCACCACGTCGATGAGCAGTCGGCGTTCGACGGGCTTGATGCGCTCGTGCAGGCTGTGCTCGGTGTCGCCTGCGACGACCGGCACCCTCTCCTGGGCGAGGATCGGCCCGGTGTCGACGCCGTCGTCGACCACGATCACGCTCGCGCCGGTCTCCGAGACGCCCGCGGCGAGCGCATCGCGCACTCCGTGTGCACCGGGGAACTCAGGCAGGTAGGCGGGATGCGTGTTGATGAGCCGCGGCGCGAGGTCCGCGACGAGCGCAGCGGGAAGCAGGCGCATCAGGCCGCTGAGCACGACGAGGTCTGCATTCCAGACCGCGAGCTGTCGGCCGAGTTCTTCACCCCACGCCTCACGAGACTCGTGCTCGTGCCAGGGAACCGTGAAGCTCGGGATGCCGAACTCCTCGGCGTGGGCGAGGCCATCGGCTTCGCGGTCGGCGCCGACGACCACCACCCGCGCAGGAAAATCGGGGTGGCGAGCAGCCTCGAGGAGGGCGCGAAGGTTCGAGCCGGTGCCCGAGATGAGAACGGCGACCGTGAGCACGCGCCCAGTCTATCGGGGCCGGCGCCGGGGCCTGACCCCGCGTGTCAGCCGACGGGATCCCCGGGGTCGCGCTGGGGCAGCCGGAATCCCCCCGCGCCATCCAGCGGCGCGGTGTCGTAGTCGGACGCTGCATCGGGCCAGCGAACCATCCCGTCGCCGGGCTCACTCGAGGCGGAATCGGATGCCGTCATCTCGGCGACCCACCGGTCGGTGCGCTCCTCCGCGAGCTCGTCCCGGTTCCGAGGCGACAGGAGCAGGATCGCCGCACCGAGCAGGACCTCGCCGCCCAGAGCGAGGGCGAAGGGCAGCGCCGCCGGTCCGGCTTCGGCGAGCCGCCCCGGTCCCATCGATCCTCCTGCGAGCAGGGCGGCGACCCCGGCGACCGCGGCGGTCAGCACACCGATGCCCGCGGCGATCACCGCACGAGGAGCCATTCCGAGAGGGGTTCCCTCCCACACGAGTCGCGAGCGGACGGCCCATCCTGCGAAGGCTCCCGCTCCGATCGGGAGGATGATCACGATGAGCATCCAGATCGACGTGCTCTCGGGAAGAAGACCGAGCACGGGGATCCCCGGGACCACCCCGAGCTGGGTGCCCGCGGGAGACACCGCAGTGCCGACGCCCACCGCGAATCCGGGGCCGGCGAGCCAGGAGGCCGCCCAGACGATGATCGTCGGCAGATAGGCGAGGTGTCCGAGCGTGATGACTCCGGCGCCGAGCGCGTCGACGCGAGCTGCCTGGAACAACGCGACCATCTCCCCGCCCCGTGCCGCGACGAGAACGGCGACGGCGACCGCCGAGACAGCGGTGACCCCCACCACGGCGAAGGCCGCCCCGCGGACCGCTGCGCTCGGCACCGGTCCCCAATCGCCCCAGGAGTCGACGACGTCGTGGATGCGGTCCAGGACGCCGCCGTCGCCGTCTTCCCAGGCGATGCGCACGGCCCCGCACGCGGCGCCCACGAGATAGACCGCGGTCGGAAGCAGGATGCCCTCTGCGACGGGCGTCTCGACCGCGGCGAGATGCGAGGTCAGCGCGACTCCGGTCGCGATCGCCGCGAACGCGAGGGAACCGGCGAGCGTGCCGAGCAGCCACGCACCCGCGCGGGCGGCACGGGCGCCGGAGCGAGCCGCGAACAGCAGAGTGAAGACGAGAAACGCGAGCGGAGTCACCGAGAGCGTGAAAGCGGCAGCGTCGGGCGCGATGCCCGTGGTGCGCAGCACCTCGGTCGAGACGTCGATGCTCAGCGGCACACCGTGGCCGAACTGCCACAGTGAGCCAGTGAGCGGCCAGAGCGCTCCCCAGTCGGCTGTCACTCCGAACGAGAGCGTCCAGAGCAGGGTGAGCGGCGCCAGCAGAACCACGAGACCGACCGCCGCAGCGATAGCGGCATCGAAGGCGGCGAGGAGCGCGACGAGGAGGCGTTGCATATCGAATCGAGACTACGACGAGAACCCTGTCGTCGCCTGGGGGCGCGCGCGACTCGCGCGACACGATATCGTCTCCTGCGGAGGTTTCCCGATGACAACTGCCCCGTCCCCCACCCGCTCAACCGCCGAACCCACGAACGCCCTGGACCGCTTCTTCGAGATCAGCAAGCGCGGATCCACGATCGGCACCGAGATCCGAGGGGGTCTGGTGACCTTCGTCACGATGGCCTACATCGTGATCCTCAACCCGATCATCCTGTCCGGCTCGGCCGATGTCGCAGGCAACACCCTCGACTTCAGCGCCGTCGGCGCCGCGACCGCGCTGACCGCCGGCGTGATGACGATCCTGTTCGGTCTCATCACCCGCCTGCCCTTCGGCTTCGCTGCCGGCCTCGGCATCAACGCCTTCGTCGCATTCTCGGTCGTCGGCCAGGTCACCTGGCCCGAGGCCATGGCGCTCGTCATGATCAACGGTCTCGTGATCGTGCTCCTCGCTGCCACGGGCCTTCGGAAGATGATCTTCGACGCTGTGCCGTTCCAGCTCAAGATCGCGATCACGGTCGGAATCGGCCTGTTCGTCGCCTTCATCGGCTTCGTCAACTCGGGCTTCGTGACCGCCACCGGCAGCGCGTCCCCGCCGGTCGGTCTGGGCGTCGGCGGCTCCGTCGCGACCGTCCCGACCGTCCTCTTCATCGTCACGCTCATCGTCACCGGCATCCTGGTCGCCCGCAAGGTCAAGGGCGGGCTGCTCATCGGCCTCGTCTCGGGCACGGTGCTCGCGGTGATCGTCGAGGCGATCTGGCACCTCGGCGCCGCGGCAGACGGCAACGCCGGAGGCTGGGGCCTCACGGTCCCCACGCTCAGCGGCTCGCCGTTCGGCCTGCCCGACCTGAGCCTGGT is a genomic window containing:
- a CDS encoding cell division protein PerM, with protein sequence MQRLLVALLAAFDAAIAAAVGLVVLLAPLTLLWTLSFGVTADWGALWPLTGSLWQFGHGVPLSIDVSTEVLRTTGIAPDAAAFTLSVTPLAFLVFTLLFAARSGARAARAGAWLLGTLAGSLAFAAIATGVALTSHLAAVETPVAEGILLPTAVYLVGAACGAVRIAWEDGDGGVLDRIHDVVDSWGDWGPVPSAAVRGAAFAVVGVTAVSAVAVAVLVAARGGEMVALFQAARVDALGAGVITLGHLAYLPTIIVWAASWLAGPGFAVGVGTAVSPAGTQLGVVPGIPVLGLLPESTSIWMLIVIILPIGAGAFAGWAVRSRLVWEGTPLGMAPRAVIAAGIGVLTAAVAGVAALLAGGSMGPGRLAEAGPAALPFALALGGEVLLGAAILLLSPRNRDELAEERTDRWVAEMTASDSASSEPGDGMVRWPDAASDYDTAPLDGAGGFRLPQRDPGDPVG
- a CDS encoding methylated-DNA--[protein]-cysteine S-methyltransferase, giving the protein MNAIIQTIETPDGPFTILADEHQRVLSSGWTADQATIVARLSAQGRPTQVRERDTDAAAAALEFYAGDLSAIDAVAVKQTGTTLQLAGWSALREIEPGEPLTYTSFAARLGNPRAVRAAASICARNAPALFVPCHRVLRSDGTLGGFAWGLDVKASLLEREAARG
- a CDS encoding NCS2 family permease, producing the protein MTTAPSPTRSTAEPTNALDRFFEISKRGSTIGTEIRGGLVTFVTMAYIVILNPIILSGSADVAGNTLDFSAVGAATALTAGVMTILFGLITRLPFGFAAGLGINAFVAFSVVGQVTWPEAMALVMINGLVIVLLAATGLRKMIFDAVPFQLKIAITVGIGLFVAFIGFVNSGFVTATGSASPPVGLGVGGSVATVPTVLFIVTLIVTGILVARKVKGGLLIGLVSGTVLAVIVEAIWHLGAAADGNAGGWGLTVPTLSGSPFGLPDLSLVGAVDFGFDFSKVSLVAIVMIVFTLVFSNFFDAMGTMTGLAKEAGLANENGDFPRIKSALVVEGVGAIVGGGTSSSSSTVFIESGAGIGEGARTGFANLITGGMFLLAMFLTPLTSIVPTEIAAAALVIVGAMMMAQIKYIDLTEFSVLLPVFLTVTVMPLTYSIANGIGAGFVSWVLVQAFSGKARKISPLLWVVAAGFVVFFARGPIEALFGVA
- the purH gene encoding bifunctional phosphoribosylaminoimidazolecarboxamide formyltransferase/IMP cyclohydrolase; translated protein: MAGPRHDHSLYRDRDTVPVRRALVSVSDKTDLLVLAAALADAGVQIVSTGSTASTIREAGFEVTDVAAVTGVAEMLDGRVKTLHPKIHGGLLADLRLEDHERQLADLDIAPFELVVVNLYPFVETVASGAEGDDVVEQIDIGGPAMVRAAAKNHANVAIVVSPQSYPGIISAIENGGTTLTQRRELAARAFAHTAAYDTAVASWFAEGTLGEGEDLPTHLTIQAERLNTLRYGENSHQRGAIYTRVGGHGIAQATQLQGKEMSYNNYVDADAALRAAYDMVKPAVAIIKHANPCGIATTAPNALDPIASAHIRAHECDPVSAYGGVIAANGTVTLKMAENLKDIFTEVIVAPSFEPAALEVFKAKKNLRLLQLPQDWQQERMDVRLVSGGLLLQDADRFPDDIVSVAKNWELVSGERPSDEEMENLIFAWKACRAVKSNAIVLAKDNATVGVGMGQVNRVDSCRLAVERAGDRAAGSVAASDAFFPFADGAQVLIDAGVTAIVQPGGSVRDEEVVDAARKAGVTMFFTGERHFFH
- the purN gene encoding phosphoribosylglycinamide formyltransferase: MLTVAVLISGTGSNLRALLEAARHPDFPARVVVVGADREADGLAHAEEFGIPSFTVPWHEHESREAWGEELGRQLAVWNADLVVLSGLMRLLPAALVADLAPRLINTHPAYLPEFPGAHGVRDALAAGVSETGASVIVVDDGVDTGPILAQERVPVVAGDTEHSLHERIKPVERRLLIDVVRRIATGELSLTSAS
- a CDS encoding DNA-3-methyladenine glycosylase 2 family protein — encoded protein: MSFPVTDFDERYRAISARDTRFDGQFVTAVSSTGIYCRPSCPARTPKPQNVTFYPTSAAAHEAGFRACKRCLPEAAPGSPAWDLRSDVAARAMRLIASGVVEREGVSGLAVRLGYSTRHLTRLLSTELGAGPLALARAHRAHTARMLLVGTDMQISDVAFSAGFASIRQCNDTIREVFGLTPGELRARRKTPASAAPGAIDLVLPYRGPLDAAGVFHWMAARAVSGVEEATATSFSRHLRMAGGPAWFEVRQDATERLHLRARVAQLGDLAPLVSTVRRIFDLDADPLAVDEALSAHPQLAPLVARTPGIRVPGSADPHEMLIRAMIGQQITVVAARTALTALTEALGERTEQGLLFPTMSAIAERGAEVLRGPGARIRAIVGAAAALADGSLPLTVGDDGVEQRAALLAMPGIGPWTADYVRMRVLGDPDVLLPGDVALRAGAAASGLPGDPRPLVAWAERTAPWRSYLSAHLWRAAPARPVRRTRASQTTTLVKETP